One segment of Mycobacterium spongiae DNA contains the following:
- the hypD gene encoding hydrogenase formation protein HypD, which produces MKFVDEFRDPAAARTLLGAIDHLAQAGSDSDHFKFMEVCGGHTHTIYRHGIEHLLPDNVELVHGPGCPVCVIPMGRIDDAMWLAGQSDVIFTCFGDMMRVPGSAGSLLDAKARGADVRFVYSPLDALKIAQDNSDNPAKQVVFFAIGFETTAPSTAVTLVRARDLGLTNFSVFCNHVTIVPPIKAILESPDLRLSGFIGPGHVSTVVGNRPYRFVPDVYRKPLVVAGFEPLDILASVAMLLRQLREGRCEVENQYKRVVPENGNPAALALMGKVFTLRPHFEWRGLGFISQSALRLHDDFAEFDAELRFAMPGVRVADPKACQCGEVLKGVLKPWECKVFGTACTPETPIGTCMVSPEGACAAYYNFGRMHRQAAKLVGSSGRG; this is translated from the coding sequence ATGAAATTCGTTGACGAATTCCGCGACCCGGCGGCGGCCCGCACATTGCTTGGCGCCATTGACCACCTGGCGCAGGCGGGCAGCGATAGCGACCACTTCAAGTTCATGGAGGTGTGCGGTGGGCACACCCATACCATCTACCGGCACGGCATCGAACACCTGCTGCCCGACAATGTTGAGTTGGTCCACGGCCCGGGCTGTCCGGTCTGTGTGATTCCCATGGGCCGCATTGACGATGCGATGTGGCTAGCCGGGCAATCCGACGTGATCTTCACCTGCTTCGGCGACATGATGCGGGTGCCCGGGTCAGCCGGTAGCCTGCTGGATGCCAAAGCTCGCGGCGCCGACGTGCGCTTCGTCTACTCCCCGCTGGACGCGCTGAAAATCGCCCAAGACAACAGCGACAACCCCGCCAAACAGGTGGTGTTCTTCGCCATCGGTTTTGAAACCACCGCACCCTCGACCGCGGTGACACTGGTACGGGCACGCGATCTGGGCCTGACCAATTTCAGCGTCTTCTGCAACCACGTCACGATCGTGCCGCCGATCAAGGCCATCCTGGAGTCACCCGACCTGCGGCTGTCGGGCTTCATCGGACCGGGACACGTGTCGACGGTGGTGGGCAACCGGCCGTACCGCTTTGTTCCCGACGTATACCGAAAGCCATTGGTGGTGGCTGGATTCGAGCCACTGGACATCTTGGCATCGGTGGCGATGCTGCTGCGTCAGCTCCGTGAGGGCCGCTGCGAGGTGGAGAACCAGTACAAGCGGGTGGTCCCCGAGAACGGCAATCCAGCCGCCCTGGCGCTCATGGGCAAGGTGTTCACGCTGCGCCCGCACTTCGAGTGGCGTGGGCTGGGGTTCATCTCGCAGAGCGCGCTGCGACTGCATGACGACTTCGCCGAGTTCGATGCCGAACTGCGGTTCGCGATGCCCGGTGTCCGGGTAGCCGATCCGAAAGCGTGCCAGTGCGGTGAGGTGCTCAAGGGCGTGCTCAAGCCCTGGGAATGCAAGGTTTTCGGCACCGCATGCACACCCGAGACCCCGATCGGAACGTGCATGGTCTCGCCCGAAGGAGCATGTGCGGCCTACTACAACTTCGGCCGCATGCACCGCCAGGCCGCCAAGCTGGTGGGGTCCTCAGGACGCGGATAA
- a CDS encoding DUF6390 family protein, giving the protein MRASADCRGPEPGTEMFARYAYAPNALGYCGPPLGATLRDGSREQLRRAATRFSGAWPYLRVLSALTGITDPLDVRLVESYWLGGGAGAAVEPKEFFDKLLAIIGPQAGRYWSHLTPDLAGEAAGNHCFHVFGVYPWTRFLRRGRSDLDEHPLNVLDNCRITWGTVISRAGDDVEVSCRKLVWDGRSLMLSEPTARVLDVWADGYSAVPDVAIGDEVAVHWGRVCGRLLPEQVRSLAASTDRQLTVTSQRLART; this is encoded by the coding sequence ATGAGGGCCAGCGCGGATTGCCGCGGCCCCGAGCCAGGCACCGAGATGTTCGCCCGCTACGCCTATGCCCCGAACGCGCTGGGTTATTGCGGTCCCCCATTGGGAGCCACCTTGCGCGATGGGTCGCGCGAACAGCTACGCCGCGCGGCGACGCGGTTTAGCGGTGCATGGCCGTACTTGCGGGTGCTCTCGGCGCTGACTGGTATCACCGACCCGCTGGACGTGCGGCTCGTGGAATCGTACTGGCTGGGCGGTGGCGCCGGGGCCGCCGTCGAGCCCAAGGAGTTCTTCGACAAACTACTGGCCATCATTGGCCCGCAAGCGGGACGCTACTGGTCGCATCTCACGCCAGACCTGGCAGGTGAAGCGGCCGGCAATCACTGCTTTCACGTGTTCGGCGTCTATCCGTGGACGCGCTTCCTCCGCCGTGGGCGTAGCGACCTCGACGAGCATCCGCTCAACGTACTGGACAATTGCCGGATCACCTGGGGGACAGTGATTTCCCGCGCCGGCGATGACGTAGAGGTATCGTGTCGAAAGCTGGTCTGGGATGGTCGATCGCTGATGCTGTCCGAACCCACGGCGCGAGTACTCGATGTGTGGGCCGACGGGTACAGCGCGGTACCCGATGTTGCCATCGGCGACGAGGTTGCGGTGCACTGGGGCCGGGTGTGCGGCCGGCTGCTGCCGGAACAGGTTCGTTCGCTGGCGGCCAGTACGGACCGCCAGCTGACGGTGACGAGTCAGCGGCTGGCGCGCACGTAG